ATGTCATATTCTTCATGCTTTTAGCTGTGCATTAATCGAGTTACAGACGGGCTTGAGAAATCTATCACCACGAGTAACAGTTGTTCTCTCTCGCGCGCCCGCTCCAAATTTTCCACGTGTATCCATTATTCGATCAGAAAATGTCCCTATAAATTGATTGTCTTACCAGAAACTGCCTGTAATATTCTAAAGGCTGTGCAGTCCTAAAAGTTAAAGCAATAAAGAATAAAACATACAAAACGATGTCCaatattatttgaaaaaaagaagcaaaacaaaacaaaaacaatgcgtAAATAGAAAACGAGAACTCACTTGAAATCGGCCGCCATTTTCATAAAGACACATACATGATAGTCCTACAGTGTCACCGGTGTAAGCCGCTGAGCatctttctccttctcttttGGGGACGGCGGGGAGGGTGGGTTGGGGCTGCACCTGGAGCCCGACAATATATTACTTCCCCAACGGGTTAGATGAGTGTTTTTCACAATCGAcctcgcggaggtcacgggatcgaatcccgttgaagccctgatatttttctggcttcttccttccaattgcttaaaattgtaaaattaactgcgatgatcactcttttCTTTAActgcagtacaatatgaatttcatatatatttcacaagaCGAGTATACTTCATCGATTTAACAACAGAAAAGTAATGCAGATTATTACATTTAcatcatttttaatattttgtgGAAGACATTACTACTCACACAGTGCACAGAGAGGTAGCCTCCACTGTCCATGATTTAGTTAATTTGTATTCATAAGAATATAGTTATTGCATACATGAGTAACATCACATCATTATTTCACAATCGACAAACAAGGAATTTCTTTTTGCCCTTTTTCATTCAGTAAGGTTCAAGCATCTAACAAAACATACTCATTTATGAACAAATCCACCTTTAGACTTTTACATCTttgtaaatattgaaatatgtTAGAGACACAAACAGTCTTATATTTTACAGATAAAAAGGATACTACAATGTTCAATTATTCATCTAAATTACATTTGCATCTTGGTTGATTACATTACTATTCACATGCACTAAATTTCTGTCTTTTTGTgcaaagaataaaaaaacaCCTTGAGAGCAGAGTTACTTCCCGCAATGTTTAGTTTACCCTTTCTGTCAATCATTGCACCTGGCTGAGACAATGGATCACATCTTAACAGCACTGTGATTGACTGATCTCTAGCCATTTTGTCAATTTCTGAGTTTTACAATTTGCCACCTATCACTGCAAATATTGTTGATTCAAAGAAGGAGTTGAAATTCAAGCTttagaggaataataattattatgatttgtCATTTTTCTCCAAGGTAAACTCCTCAACTTCCCACACCCTAAATAAAGATGGATCTATTTTTTCTTACATTCATGAAAATTGACAGCTTCCTCAAATTACTTAAGACTacaaattttacttttattggTGCAAGAAGAGTGCAAAAGAACTACTAATATCTAACTACAGCAAATATAACCTGATTGTTCTGTCTGTCCAAAACAAAATCCTGAAAGCTTAGATATCATAGTCCTGAAATTCCTTGTAATGAACAACAAATAAATGCTTCAATGCATTTATTAAAAATAGTAACAATGTAAAACAAAttataagattaaaaaaaaaaaaaactttcttcaacACTCTCTACCCATTTATTCCAGAAAAGTACCACCAAAATCATTGTGACAGGTTGTCCAATAGCAATAATATTAAACTAAAGGCAAAGACAAGTTTGTAAAATTTAACACTGATACAAAAGTCaggacaatattattattgtttctttttggaATAAAAGACGTTTTTACAAAGaccgacaaacaaacaaggctTTTTAAAGGGAGGTGAAAGATGTCCTTCTTTATGAATAATTCTTCATGAGTTAAATAACAACAGCTTTTTCAATTGCAAGAGGCATAACTTAACATTCATTTATAAAAAGTCCAACTTTACGCTGAGTGAGAGGTAGGTCCATTTTCTGGCATGGTCATCTGGTAAAGCACCTTATCCAGCCACTGAAGGGGGCCGAGGAGGTGGATTTCAATCCAACAGGGTGTACTGGTGACATCTTGACGATGATACTCTGCGCCCCAGCCTTTGACAAAACTCATACGAATTGTACACATCTTAATCAACTCATACACTGCCTTGAAATCATAATTAACGGATTGTGAAAGCAGCTGTGCAAATTCTTGATTGTTGAAAATTTTAAGCGTGCATCCTGAGGGAATCTTACAGACTGTTGTTGGGTGGAAACCATGACTGTGGTTGCAATTTCGACTCTGAACAAAGATGGCTGAGTCACTGAGGCATTCAGCATAAACCTCACCTCCAACGTAATACAAGTGTACACCTTTCCCAATGTGCCTTCTAGTGCTCTCGATGGTCGAGTTACGGTTAACATTGGATAGCAAACCCAAGCAGAATCTTTCAGAGTTTCCAGTGTTAGGGTCTGTGAAGCCATCAACAATAATACTGGTGCTGTTAGCATAGAACCGATCACCAATTCTGTTGTTGAGTTCGTAGTATGACACATAACACCATGATGACGGCTCCTGGTAATTAACTGGTGTCACATGTGAAAGATCTACAAGAAACAATGAGGTTCACTTAAGCTGCAGTGTGATATTACAAGGTTCAAGTTTATCAATTTGATACAAAAAATTCATTATTCTTAAACCTTTTAATCTGTGAAGCAGGTGTGGATGACGAAGACTAAGAATGACAGAAGAGCTGTGGAGGGAGGGGGGAGGAAGTAGGTATTCTCCCAACTCATTTTGTCTTTTATCCAGCCAGTTCTCCTTCAAATTTAAAACTTGCTTTGTTGGATAAAGTCTTTCAACTATTATGGATCTCCTTTCGTAGTACTCAATCTGTCCCAGCAGAGGCAGacaattattttataaattaataTGGTGATATTCATTGTCACAGGATGAGGATAAACGAAAAACACAGCTCAATTGATCAAGAAAAATATGGAATCTGTGGACATCAAatgatttcaaaagaaaaatataactaCTGTGATTACACtaaataggctgatttagcaagagcaCAGGAATGCCACATGAAAACTGAGCACACAGTCCAAATACCAAAAcgtggtcaaattagaacagaatgaAGACCATTCCACTTTCCCTCCTATTGTCATTTCATGTTCGCATCCTGTTGCTAAACCAGCCTAATAAGAAAGATAATTCATCAGTTGCAAAGAAGCTTGAAAAAATGGTTCATGTTTCTTTGCCGTCCTGACTGAGCCCTTTAATTACATACATCCTGGCTGGTTGTTCACCATTGTCGGCAAGGTGCCGTTGGCATCTATATCCATAGCATTAGGGTCCATGGAACATGGAGAGCCACCATCCTCGGAAATGTAACTTTTAGGTGATTCTAAAAGCAATATTATTAAACAAGAATCGTCAAAGCCTTTAAAtaacttattttcacttcaaaatgaTAATAGTTATTGGTAAGTTCAGGTCAATAGGAACCATTATAATGATCAGTGGGTGTAAAGCATTCTCCACCTAGCTCCAAAAATGTTATTGTCCGAGGGGTGGGTAACACTATCTGTTGGATAAATAACCACCCACTGGATAGCTCAATCCCATTACATAGTTGTCAAAACAGTTTTCAACTGACTGTAAAAAGGAATCAAGTGATAGCTTTGGTTTTAGTTGGTTTTCTTATTCGCTCTAAAAATtgaagagtaataataataattattactttacCAACTGGAAACAAGCAAGGTATTGGTGTTGGTTTATTAAACTAACAAATGAAGTTGACTGGTACGACCAAAAAAGTGCtgtgttggttttgttttgtgtcacaACATCTCATTTTCAGAGCAACTGCctgattggttttacttttgctcttcattGATTGGTTTATGAAAACCAGTAAATGACTCTGTGAATTTCATTGATTCATAGTTGGCTAAATATGGTGGTTAGCTTGCACTTGCGGAGGCTATGTAATTGctctggttttctttttttcaacagtcatgTGAAAACTGATAAAGCCAACCCTTCAACAGCTAGAGCCTAGATGGCATTTCCCACCCTGTTACAAACAGATGCCAAAATTATGGAAAAGTTCTGACGCATTCTGTTatagaaagaaaagaaacgaatCATCTTTACCTGCAATATACATTGCTGGGCTCAGGCTAGGAGAAGGTTGCTGAGTTGATTTGAAGGGGAAACAAGCATTGTAAGGCATTGGTGGCTCATCTGTGCTTTTGAAGGGAGATGGCAAAGGTGGAGGTGGTTTTGGGCACGAATTACTCGGTCTGGGAACCAATACAGGTGGCAAAACTAGAGAGTAAtttaaagaatgaaaaataaaaaaaaaacatatattaGTTATGCTTCAAAGATAGTGGCTTTGTTTTATGGGAACACAACTTAATAAGACAGCAAGAGATAAAATTTCATTAACTTGGGGTGTTCATGGTTATTTTTTCTGAGGCTATGAATGGCCAAAAGTTGGCATTTTTATGTTCGTTGTCTACTTGGGGATGAAAGGCGGTGAGTTGGGAAAACGCATTCTAAACTCTGAAAAGTTGACACTGATGAAAACACTGCACAAGGCAATGCAATGAATGAAACGAGTGTTATACTTTTTGAATTACATAACcacagtgaaaaacaaaa
This genomic stretch from Acropora muricata isolate sample 2 chromosome 5, ASM3666990v1, whole genome shotgun sequence harbors:
- the LOC136917092 gene encoding mothers against decapentaplegic homolog 9-like; the encoded protein is MSNMSSLFSFTHPAVKRLLGWKQGDEEEKWAENAIGYLSKKLKKKKGALEELEKALSNPGQPSKCVTIARSLDGRIQILHRKGLPHVIYCRVWRWPDLQSHHELKPLDCCEYPFGMPKQKEICINPYHYRRVESPVLPPVLVPRPSNSCPKPPPPLPSPFKSTDEPPMPYNACFPFKSTQQPSPSLSPAMYIAESPKSYISEDGGSPCSMDPNAMDIDANGTLPTMVNNQPGYLSHVTPVNYQEPSSWCYVSYYELNNRIGDRFYANSTSIIVDGFTDPNTGNSERFCLGLLSNVNRNSTIESTRRHIGKGVHLYYVGGEVYAECLSDSAIFVQSRNCNHSHGFHPTTVCKIPSGCTLKIFNNQEFAQLLSQSVNYDFKAVYELIKMCTIRMSFVKGWGAEYHRQDVTSTPCWIEIHLLGPLQWLDKVLYQMTMPENGPTSHSA